The region CAGATATCGTGCAGGAGCACGGAGCTTTGCTCCATCTTCCACAGCGGATAGAGCGCCGATGACAGGAAGAACATGGGGAAGATGACAAAGTTCATCACGCCCGCGAAGTTCTCCAGCTGACGGATGGTCGAGGAGATCAGCAACCCGAGAGCGCCCAGCATCAGGCCCGTCGCGATCAGGGCCGGGAAAACCGCCACGTAGCCCACCGGCGGCATGGAGATTCCCATTGCCGCGGCAATGGCCAGAAAGACGGCGACCTGCAGGATGGACACTGCCACCCCGGCAAGCAGTTTTGAAAACAGCAGCCACCAACGCGGAAAAGGCGAGGTCAAGAGCAGCCGCATCGATCCCATTTCCTGGTCATAGACAAGCGACAGCGACGACTGCATGCCGTTGAACAGCTGGATCATGCCGCACAGGCCGGGCACGATATAGACTTCATAGGTGATGTAGGTCTGGTACGGCGGTATGATCGACAGACCGAGAGCCGCCCGGAAGCCGGCGGCGAAGACGACGAGCCAGACCAGCGGCCGCACCAGTGCGGCGAGGAAGCGGCCGCGCTGCGAGGCAAAGCGCAGCGCCTCACGCAGCACGATCGACCAGAGCGCAACCATCCAGGCTTTCATGCGGCTTCCTCGCTCTTGCCACCGGTCATCTCCATGAACCGCTCGGCAAGCGTGCTGCCGCCGGAGAGCTCCGCGGCGCTTCCGTCCGCCAGAACACGGCCCTTGTGCAACACCACGACCTGATCATCCGGACCGATTTCATCGACCAGATGCGTCGCCCAGAGCACCGCCGGTCCGGTTTCCGCCAGTTGATGGACATGTTCGGTGATCGCCCGGCGGGCTGCGGCGTCCAGTCCGACGGTCGGCTCGTCCAGCAGAATGACCTCGGGGTCAGGGATCAATGCGCGGGCAATCTCCATCCGCCGCCGGTGGCCGCCGTTGAGGGAGCGCACCTTTTCCCCGCTCCTCTCGCGCATGGCGAGCCGGTCGAGCGCGGCGTCGATTGCCGCTTCCGCGCTGCGGCCGGACAGGCCGTGCAGTCCGGCGAAGTAGGCCAGGTTGCGCCTGACCGTCATGTCGAGATCCAGGGTCGGTTGCTGAAACACCACGCCGATGCGCGCCAGCGCCTTGAGCGGCGCGCGGGCAACGTCGTAACCGGCAATGCCGATATGGCCCTCCGGTGCCACGATCAGCCGCGTCAACAGGGCATAGAGTGTCGACTTGCCTGCGCCATTAAGGCCGAGCAATGCACAAAACCGGCCCGGTGCCACTGAAAAACTGACGTCGTCCAGCGCCTTGCGCCCGCCCGCGGCGTAGCTGTAGCTGACGTGGGAAACCTCAAGTCCGCTCATACCGCTCCCCTCAGCCTTTCCGACGGCCCGTGGTTCCCGTCGATCGTCGCCGGCCTGCCCGCAAGCCGCACGATCCTGTCGGCCAGCAGGCGTGCCTCGCTCTCCGAATGGGTAACCAGTATCGTTGCCGGCCGGGTTTCCGCAATCAGATCCTCCGTCAGGCTCAGCATTTCCTCCGCCATTGCAGGATCGAGAGAAACGAAGGGCTCGTCCATGACCAGCAATTCGGGCCGGCCCGCAAATGCCCTGGCAAGCGCAAGGCGGCGCTGCTGGCCCAGCGACAACTGGCCGGGAAACAGCGGCGCCTTGTCGGCAATCCCCACCCGCTGCAGCATTGCCAGCGCAGCGGAACGGTCCATGCCGGGATGCACCAGGGTTATGTTCTGCAACGCGCTGCGCCAGGGCAAGAGCACCGGTTCCTGGAACACCATCGCCATCTTGTCCGGACGCTCGAGGCTGCCGTCAAAATCGCGGTCCGTTCCGACGATCAGCCGGAGCAACGTGGATTTGCCTATGCCGGAGGGCCCCAGAATGGCCAGGGTCTCGCCCGGGTTCACCGTCAGATGAATGTCGGACAGAACCTCCGTCGCACCGAATGCCTTGCGCCGGACATCGATCCTGATCATGCCGTCCTCCAGCGCCGGGCGTGCCGCTCGACCGGTTGCAGGCACAGCCATTCGACTCCAAGCATCACCGTGATGAACGATAGCGAGTAGACCAGCACCATCGCCACGTCGAACTGCTGGAAATAGAGGTGAATCTGAAAACCGACGCCGTTCGAGCGTCCGAGGAACTCGACCACGAGCACGATCTTCCAGATGACGGCGATCCCGGATCGTGCAGCCGCGGCAATGAAGGGCGCGAGCTGCGGCAGTACGACATGGCGCAGCCGCATATACGCTCTCATGCGGAACACATGGGCCATTGCCGAGAGGTCCGGATCGAAGGCGCGCGCGCCTTCACGAACCATGGTGGTGACGTTCGGTATCTTGTTCAGCACCACCG is a window of Roseibium salinum DNA encoding:
- a CDS encoding ABC transporter ATP-binding protein, yielding MSGLEVSHVSYSYAAGGRKALDDVSFSVAPGRFCALLGLNGAGKSTLYALLTRLIVAPEGHIGIAGYDVARAPLKALARIGVVFQQPTLDLDMTVRRNLAYFAGLHGLSGRSAEAAIDAALDRLAMRERSGEKVRSLNGGHRRRMEIARALIPDPEVILLDEPTVGLDAAARRAITEHVHQLAETGPAVLWATHLVDEIGPDDQVVVLHKGRVLADGSAAELSGGSTLAERFMEMTGGKSEEAA
- a CDS encoding ABC transporter ATP-binding protein; translation: MIRIDVRRKAFGATEVLSDIHLTVNPGETLAILGPSGIGKSTLLRLIVGTDRDFDGSLERPDKMAMVFQEPVLLPWRSALQNITLVHPGMDRSAALAMLQRVGIADKAPLFPGQLSLGQQRRLALARAFAGRPELLVMDEPFVSLDPAMAEEMLSLTEDLIAETRPATILVTHSESEARLLADRIVRLAGRPATIDGNHGPSERLRGAV
- a CDS encoding ABC transporter permease codes for the protein MTDTLQKSAAVRILSLAVLLLLWICAAALTGDASVLPQPWALLRPFQSAAASGELPYHLGMTLWRVIWAFALAMTAGIALGFAMGRFPAVDRWLDPWLVVFLNLPALVLIVLCYLWIGLNETAAITAVVLNKIPNVTTMVREGARAFDPDLSAMAHVFRMRAYMRLRHVVLPQLAPFIAAAARSGIAVIWKIVLVVEFLGRSNGVGFQIHLYFQQFDVAMVLVYSLSFITVMLGVEWLCLQPVERHARRWRTA
- a CDS encoding ABC transporter permease; the encoded protein is MKAWMVALWSIVLREALRFASQRGRFLAALVRPLVWLVVFAAGFRAALGLSIIPPYQTYITYEVYIVPGLCGMIQLFNGMQSSLSLVYDQEMGSMRLLLTSPFPRWWLLFSKLLAGVAVSILQVAVFLAIAAAMGISMPPVGYVAVFPALIATGLMLGALGLLISSTIRQLENFAGVMNFVIFPMFFLSSALYPLWKMEQSSVLLHDICAVNPFTHAVELIRFALYGQMNWSALLWVVITFIVCMLGALWGYDPERTMLRRKIR